In Longimicrobiaceae bacterium, one DNA window encodes the following:
- a CDS encoding capsule assembly Wzi family protein yields MPRKPFRHAFRAAVPAAVLALSAAPLPAQQPAAPLPADTPHAAPRRGFVTLGSPAEEDMRVRQVLGREDTRGFLLRSPSKLSGEMRGGKPRIQLVEPRAMAALNSAIPYSRNDGSLWAGRGANVLVSAGVRGSAGPLAFVLAPEASYAQNSGFDISSPTGTNVSLFIPPWRVGRHSADLPLRFGDRSITRISPGQSSVSLTAGAMSFGAATENEWWGPGERNAIVMSDNASGIPRIFLRTARPLSGKPGELELELISGVLTESPYFSGEDHRRSLGGFAATFRPAAERNLTLGFAHTAVRRSDGFAGHAFDALTQWTSPDSANPNRGAEQLVSLFGRWVFPADGFEVYAEWARHQIPSLHELLVTPNHTQGYTLGGGWTGAVGGGAHLRLRAELTDLEQSATFATLPGASFYTSAAVPAGYTQRGESIGASIGPGASSQWLAADWLAAGGGLAGVFVERVRWDDDAFYTRPNSWQFGAHDVSVLAGGRSRLRTRAGDLGLEAFRERRLNFLYQNPSTDFLAREAISKTNYSLRITVTPRP; encoded by the coding sequence ATGCCCCGCAAGCCTTTCCGCCATGCCTTCCGGGCCGCCGTTCCGGCCGCCGTGCTCGCTCTCTCCGCTGCCCCGCTTCCCGCCCAGCAGCCCGCCGCCCCACTCCCGGCAGATACGCCGCACGCCGCGCCGCGGCGCGGGTTCGTCACGCTGGGCAGCCCGGCGGAAGAGGACATGCGCGTCCGCCAGGTGCTGGGGCGCGAGGACACGCGCGGCTTCCTCCTCCGCTCGCCCTCCAAGCTCTCCGGAGAGATGCGGGGCGGAAAGCCGCGCATCCAGCTCGTGGAGCCGCGGGCGATGGCGGCGCTGAACAGCGCCATTCCGTACTCGCGCAACGACGGCTCTCTCTGGGCGGGGCGCGGGGCGAACGTACTGGTCTCCGCCGGCGTCCGGGGCAGCGCCGGGCCGCTCGCCTTCGTCCTCGCGCCGGAGGCGAGCTACGCGCAGAACAGCGGCTTCGACATCAGCTCGCCCACGGGCACCAACGTCAGCCTCTTCATCCCCCCGTGGCGCGTGGGCCGCCACTCGGCCGACCTGCCGCTGCGCTTCGGGGACCGGTCGATCACCCGCATCTCGCCGGGGCAGAGCTCCGTCTCGCTCACGGCGGGCGCGATGTCGTTCGGCGCGGCGACGGAGAACGAGTGGTGGGGGCCGGGCGAGCGCAACGCCATCGTGATGAGCGACAACGCGTCCGGCATCCCCCGCATCTTCCTGCGCACCGCCCGGCCGCTGAGCGGGAAGCCGGGCGAGCTGGAGCTGGAGCTGATCTCGGGCGTGCTGACGGAGTCGCCGTACTTCTCGGGCGAGGACCACCGCCGCTCGCTGGGCGGCTTCGCGGCCACGTTCCGCCCCGCGGCCGAGCGCAACCTCACGCTGGGCTTCGCGCACACGGCCGTGCGGCGCTCCGACGGCTTCGCGGGGCACGCTTTCGACGCGCTCACGCAGTGGACCAGCCCGGACTCGGCGAACCCCAATCGCGGTGCCGAGCAGCTCGTCTCCCTCTTCGGCCGCTGGGTCTTCCCGGCCGACGGCTTCGAGGTGTATGCCGAGTGGGCGCGGCACCAGATCCCGTCGCTGCACGAGCTGCTGGTCACGCCCAACCATACGCAGGGCTACACGCTGGGCGGCGGCTGGACGGGCGCGGTGGGCGGCGGCGCGCACCTTCGCCTCCGCGCCGAGCTGACGGACCTGGAGCAGAGCGCGACCTTCGCGACTCTGCCGGGAGCCAGCTTCTACACGAGCGCGGCCGTGCCCGCGGGCTACACGCAGCGCGGCGAGTCCATCGGTGCGAGCATCGGCCCCGGCGCGTCCAGCCAGTGGCTCGCGGCGGACTGGCTGGCTGCGGGCGGCGGCCTGGCGGGCGTGTTCGTGGAGCGCGTGCGCTGGGACGACGACGCCTTCTACACCCGCCCCAACTCCTGGCAGTTCGGCGCCCACGACGTGTCGGTGCTGGCGGGCGGGCGGTCGCGCCTCCGCACCCGCGCGGGCGACCTTGGCCTGGAGGCGTTCCGCGAGCGCCGCCTGAACTTCCTCTACCAGAACCCGTCCACCGACTTCCTCGCCCGGGAAGCGATCAGCAAGACCAACTACTCGCTGCGCATCACGGTCACGCCGCGCCCCTGA
- a CDS encoding capsule assembly Wzi family protein, which translates to MALNRTAARLLALAALLCPALTARTLPAQQDSSAAVPVRGEVFANGEMENYLRVLQVRGLVPAYPWSVRAFSPAEVDRLLPAATGHPWAGRYDLARGLAAPKGGLIRPRVQLIGNSAFPYGRNDGPVWAGKGATAAVEAGFWIRRGPVSLTADPMVFVAQNASFALQPTGVAGASPFADPLAPRFVDQPQRFGNGAYWRVDPGQSTLRIDAGPVALGVTTASQQWGPAVEMPLILGSNAPGIPRAFLGTSHPLNVGIGRVHAQVVWGDERQSAYSPAHGDTARRFMTGGAAVFTPRGIPGLEMGASRFFHFASPDYSASEVLRVFQSLLKSGVAHSDTLTSDGGDGSDPDNQLASVFFRWVLPHSGFEVYGEYAKEDHNFNLRDLTLEPDHDAAYELGFRRVWARSDRSWVALRGEVMNAQINHLDQSRTQTRWYIHTREVQGHTVLGQVLGSPAAFGGAGSVVAVDWYGRRGRTTASWYRAARDERFSGPDSDVTHALEVERVSFLRGMELSAKVGGVYDINRNFTKDAFNLNLALGARVSLP; encoded by the coding sequence TTGGCGCTGAACCGGACCGCCGCACGCCTCCTCGCCCTCGCCGCATTGCTTTGCCCGGCGCTCACGGCGCGGACGCTGCCGGCGCAGCAGGACTCGTCGGCGGCCGTTCCGGTGCGCGGCGAGGTGTTCGCGAATGGCGAGATGGAGAACTACCTTCGCGTCCTCCAGGTGCGCGGGCTGGTTCCCGCGTACCCCTGGTCGGTGCGCGCCTTCTCGCCCGCCGAGGTGGACCGCCTGCTCCCGGCGGCGACGGGGCATCCCTGGGCCGGGCGATACGACCTGGCGCGGGGCCTCGCCGCGCCTAAAGGCGGCCTCATCCGCCCGCGCGTGCAGCTCATCGGCAACTCGGCGTTCCCGTACGGGCGCAACGACGGGCCGGTGTGGGCCGGCAAGGGCGCGACGGCGGCCGTGGAAGCCGGCTTCTGGATCCGGCGCGGCCCGGTGTCGCTCACGGCGGACCCCATGGTGTTCGTAGCGCAGAACGCGTCGTTCGCGCTCCAGCCCACCGGCGTGGCGGGCGCCTCGCCGTTCGCCGACCCGCTGGCCCCGCGGTTCGTGGACCAGCCGCAGCGCTTCGGCAACGGGGCGTACTGGCGGGTGGACCCGGGCCAGAGCACGCTGCGCATAGACGCGGGACCGGTCGCCCTGGGAGTGACCACGGCGAGCCAGCAGTGGGGCCCCGCGGTGGAGATGCCGCTCATCCTGGGCAGCAACGCGCCCGGCATCCCCCGCGCCTTCCTGGGCACCTCGCACCCGCTGAACGTGGGCATCGGCCGGGTGCACGCGCAGGTCGTTTGGGGCGACGAGCGCCAGTCGGCGTACTCGCCCGCGCACGGCGACACGGCGCGGCGCTTCATGACGGGGGGCGCGGCTGTGTTCACCCCGCGCGGCATCCCCGGGCTGGAGATGGGTGCGTCGCGCTTCTTCCACTTCGCCTCGCCGGACTACAGCGCCAGCGAGGTGCTGCGGGTGTTCCAGTCCCTCCTCAAGTCCGGCGTGGCGCACAGCGACACCCTCACCAGCGACGGCGGCGACGGCTCGGACCCCGACAACCAGCTCGCCTCCGTCTTCTTCCGCTGGGTGCTGCCCCACAGCGGGTTCGAGGTGTACGGCGAGTACGCCAAGGAAGACCACAACTTCAACCTGCGCGACCTGACGCTGGAGCCGGACCACGACGCGGCGTACGAGCTGGGCTTCCGCCGCGTGTGGGCGAGGTCGGACCGCTCGTGGGTGGCGTTGCGGGGCGAAGTGATGAACGCCCAGATCAACCATCTGGACCAGTCGCGCACGCAGACCCGCTGGTACATCCACACCCGCGAGGTGCAGGGGCACACGGTGCTGGGGCAGGTGCTCGGATCGCCCGCGGCGTTCGGGGGCGCCGGCTCCGTTGTCGCGGTGGACTGGTACGGGCGGCGCGGGCGGACGACCGCGAGCTGGTACAGGGCCGCGCGCGACGAGCGCTTCTCCGGGCCCGACTCGGACGTGACGCACGCGCTGGAGGTGGAGCGGGTGTCGTTCCTTCGGGGGATGGAGCTCAGTGCGAAGGTGGGCGGCGTGTACGACATCAACCGCAACTTCACCAAGGACGCCTTCAACCTGAACCTGGCGCTCGGCGCGCGCGTGTCGCTGCCATGA